Genomic segment of Harmonia axyridis chromosome 6, icHarAxyr1.1, whole genome shotgun sequence:
tattattattgttttattcagaacattcatctacatttttaatcaaatgacGCTTCATTAGTTAGCTTTAGGGGGATtgggatgaagaaaaatttttaaataatttaaatatattacattttatttacACAATATTTATTCCATGTCAATGATTATATCAAAGATCCTTACAAAattatacaattaaaaaaaagaaaaccttccggatGGAATCGATGAATGATTCATCGATTCGATTTCATGTCAAATATCCGGAAGGTTTTCTCTATTATCAGTGATGTCCTACATAAGGGGCAGGACTCATTTGAATGCGCAACCCATTCCTGCAAGCACTCCTTATGATAACAGTGTACGCATCCCGTGAGGTATATGTCTCCTGATATGTCGCTGAGACAAACGCTACATTCTCCATCTAGTACgcccctagaaaaaaaaaatatacgtattaatttgttgtttgataggtacaatatgattattattcatttcatacacatttcTAACacatatagaataaaaattacacAGGTACAGTGCAATtatgatatttcaagaattgttaaaaaaatttgatgtaaaTCCTTACCTTTTCATAGATTCTATCACTGTTCTATTAAGTTCCTCCTctgttaaattataattaacagGGATGAAACAAATTGCGTCGAATAAATTTTCAGACAttgtgaatttaaattaaacactGTTCTACTAACTTCTACTAAGTTTAGCAAGACACTGAATGAAAACATAGGGAGAACAGAACCATGAAGCTAAAGATCTTCATAGAGCAgatacctttttcttcttcttttctttgggATCTAGGATTctattctcaaacttataatattgattttgaacgatcaaattgatgaaaacattATAACAGTATGCCATTAAAAGATTAATTATTCAtgtatttcaaacagaaaaaattatttggatgaatatgttaaaattttgatatatttacttGAACACAGATTCACAATTAGGGTGAAGATCTTCATAGAGCAgatacctttttcttcttctttttcttgggaaattttttattatccccgTATCACATTAGGCCTTATTTGTGTCCATTTCTGAATGAGTATGCCTACAGGCCTATTTTTGACAATTGAATCAAGCATCAATTAAACATTTTACCCTGATATATCAAAATGCAGGTCGACCAACACCATTTTTATCTGTTTGATGTGGCATTGCTCAAATTATAAAGGACACTTTCTATAACAGCGTTTGTGTTTGCAATTCATGTTTTGTTGATTGTGGAATTGTATTAATGgcgaaaatattaatctttcaaatatttattaacaaaTCATGAATATAACTTCAaggtttgagagaattaattctgtcagcaaaagattttgaggtttcatgagaaaaatattcgcgaattatcattatatttcgTTTCTTAGTTgaacttttcaatatttaacctaaataatgtcataaaaaatatgtttcttatttttgatCAGTTATAAAAGTACTTAAGAACTCAATTTAAGCATTATACTATTACTTACTAAATAGATAGttaaataattcttgaaattttttcttaaactttAAAACTATCCGTTTTTGTAACTAATAGATGGTTTAATAATTCCCTGAATGACTGTTATTATTAGATGAATAACATCAGTTTGATGTCTTCTAAgtattcaaaatgttttttaagtcaaactattataaatatcttaCTTTTGAATCTTCTAATTATTCTTAGTACATTTGGACGTAATAAGCCGTGTAGTTTATTGTATTTTTAATAgggaaatatcaaattgttttcaaaaatgtgaATTCAAGTCGAATCATGTtgacataatttttattgaattatattaacAACCAGTTTTCCAAAAATCGTTAACTACCTACTTTTATGTTGAAAGACTTGAAATTCCTGTACTGatgtgaatttttctttcagatatattttagaGGGTTACAACGGTTGATTGTAGAATTGTATTAATGgcgaaaatattaatctttcaaatatttatttacaaaacatgaacataacttCAAAAACAACTTCAAGGTTTAAGGGAATTAATTCTGTCAGCAaaagattttgaatttgtttaatctttattagtcaattatttttgacataatATGTACATATGTACATTCATGAAAGACATGTTACATGCaaagtaaaatataaaatatgtccCATTCTACATTCCACACTACActgtattttgtaaaatatttgagaataaaaCTACTCTTTTTGCGATAAAAACAGACGTTAATACATATGTGCTTTCAACACTGTCAGTTAAACAAAACAATTAGCATTTTAGACCGTCGTATTGCCGTGAAACCCCGAGGGGGACCACCTAACAGTATAGGTGAATCCTAGACGCGTTTCGTATAATGCGAATTTTTTCGGTTAATcgggattttatttttcaatagtttgtTTCGGATTTTGGAAAATCGCGATTCGTATAATCGGGATTGTACTGTATATCTGATTCAATTCATCACACCGGTAcaattaaacattttaaaaaagaat
This window contains:
- the LOC123681963 gene encoding probable E3 ubiquitin-protein ligase XERICO, whose amino-acid sequence is MSENLFDAICFIPVNYNLTEEELNRTVIESMKRGVLDGECSVCLSDISGDIYLTGCVHCYHKECLQEWVAHSNESCPLCRTSLIIEKTFRIFDMKSNR